A region from the Aegilops tauschii subsp. strangulata cultivar AL8/78 chromosome 5, Aet v6.0, whole genome shotgun sequence genome encodes:
- the LOC109764837 gene encoding uncharacterized protein has translation MAGRGGAGAMSKRLMERMLGMFRSRTQVGVDRAGNHYFSRVEEVDGAMKEKRWIEFKGDRDPTTVPVEWICWLNGQRKKAPTPEELAELEARRERVKQNVELLKKKEEEERRAGVRPVKTIGKTDTPNLRSFTQQFPGTSEDKKKGLEKVSKPSGATDAEDATTDNDRSSEPTGTGASFKPGTWLPPS, from the exons ATGGCCGGAAGAGGGGGCGCCGGAGCGATGTCGAAGCGGTTGATGGAGCGGATGCTGGGGATGTTCCGGTCGCGGACGCAGGTGGGCGTCGACAGGGCCGGCAACCACTACTTCTCCCGCGTCGAGGAGGTCGACGGCGCCA TGAAAGAGAAGCGGTGGATTGAGTTCAAGGGCGACCGGGACCCGACCACTGTTCCAG TTGAGTGGATTTGCTGGTTGAATGGACAAAGAAAGAAAGCTCCAACACCAGAG GAATTAGCTGAACTGGAGGCGAGGCGTGAACGCGTGAAGCAAAATGTTGAAC TTCttaaaaagaaagaagaagaggaaagaagaGCTGGTGTCCGACCAGTCAAGACAATCG GGAAAACAGATACTCCAAATCTGAGAAGTTTTACACAGCAGTTCCCTGGTACATCTGAAGATAAAAAGAAAG GACTTGAGAAGGTGTCTAAGCCTAGTGGAGCGACTGATGCAGAAGATGCCACAACAGATAATGACAG GTCTTCCGAACCAACTGGAACTGGTGCCAGCTTTAAACCAGGGACTTGGCTGCCGCCATCATGA
- the LOC109764838 gene encoding uncharacterized protein, which yields MASSADESLPSLPPIKTAPLAPSDAASASPSPASSTQESAAAEGKTEAAAAAEEKDPSTPTSKECRILLPEECPAAPRKPPVPRLPALKRKSRPTLTATTTARVCLAVPRDLSTVFRSMPMPVTAEKRIRAS from the coding sequence ATGGCCTCCTCCGCCGACGAGTCCCTGCCGTCGCTGCCGCCGATCAAGACGGCGCCTTTGGCCCCCTCCGACGCTGCCTCggcctcgccgtcgccggcgtCGTCCACGCAGGAGTCGGCGGCAGCGGAGGGCAAGACGGAggccgcagcggcggcggaggagaaGGACCCGTCGACGCCGACGTCGAAGGAGTGCAGGATCCTGCTGCCCGAGGAGTGCCCAGCGGCGCCGCGCAAGCCGCCGGTGCCCCGGCTTCCGGCGCTCAAGCGGAAGTCGCGGCCGACGctgacggcgacgacgacggcgcgGGTGTGCCTCGCCGTCCCGCGGGACCTCTCCACCGTGTTCCGGTCGATGCCCATGCCCGTGACCGCCGAGAAGCGGATCCGGGCGTCGTGA